The genomic window TCTTCCTCCTCTTCCTCTTCTTCCTCTTCTTCCTCTTCTTCCTCTTCTTCCTCCTCTTCCTCTTCTTCCTCTTCTTCCTCTTCTTCCTCTTCTTCCACCTCATCATCGTCTTCTTCGTCGTCTTCTTCAGAATGACCCGGCCGGTCTCGTCCTCGATTACGGTCGTCCGACCCACCTTCTTCGGCATGCTCGGGTGGACCCTCTTCCCCAGCGTGGTCAGGTGGACCCTCTTCCCCGGCGTGGTCGGGTGGGCCCTCCTCCTCGGCGTGGTCGGGTGGGCCCTCTTCCCCAGCGTGGTCAGGTGGGCCCTCTTCCCCAGCGTGATCGGGAGGCCCTCTGTTCCCGCGATGGTCGGACGCGTCGCGATCCGAATCGTCCTCGGAGCCACAGCGAGCGGTGGTGATGCGAATCGGCTCGTCCATGTCGAGCGCGATTCGGTCCCCGCCGTCGCTGCCGGAGCAGAACTCCCAGGCAGTGACCGTTCCCTCGTAGTGCTCGCCGTAGAGCGCGGCCGCTTCGTTGAACGCCGGCGCGATCGCGAGATCGAATTCGTCGCCGAGGTTGCCGAAGGCACCGCCGTCCGTCCCCGAGCTACCCCAGGTCCAGTCGATACGGTGTTCGGTGCCGCTCACGTTCCAGTGGTCGTAGTTCTGCGCGGCGATCTCGCCGGTCGCCGGATCGCGATACAGGTCGTCCTTGACCAGCCACTCGCCGTCCTCCGGGAGGCCGGCGAAGCGGAAGGTCACGGAGCCGCCGTCGGGTTCCGTCGCGCTGCCGTGGACGAGGACGAGGCTCAGTCCCTCCGGACCGCGGTACAGGAAGGCGATACTCGTCTTCGCTTCCTGCAAATCCGTGGTTCCCTCGGAGGAGTAGAGCCCGGTCTCTCCCGGGACGGCGCCGTTCTCCTCGGAGACGTAGCGTTCGGGGAGGCGGTACTCGTAGCGCGAGCGGACCGGCCTGTCACCCACGACCGGCTGGATCGGCACGCAGTCGTCGCCCTGGACGAGCGCGTAGTTCGTCTCCTGGTGCTCGTCGCCGGTCGCGCTGGTGCCGATCACGCCGGCGCCGATCCCGGTGCCGATCGCCGTGAGGAGCGTTCGTCGCGTCGGTGCCGCGAACTCGTGTCGACTGGTCATCGCGTCGATGCTCGATACCCGGATAGATTGTTACCCAGTGCTTTCAGCCCCCGTCGGTCGACGGTCGACCGCGGAGTACGCAAGGGCTACGCGACGCCAACATCTATCCCAGTCGTCCGTGAACGATCGGTATGCGCGATGCCTATCTCGTCGGTGCCGGGCAGACGGCCTTCGGGTCGATGCCCAGCGAGAGCTATCGCTCGCTGTTCGCGACCGCGTTCGACCGGGCGATCGACAGCGTTCCAGGCGGTCTCGACCCGCGATCGATCGACGAGGCCGTGATTGGGGCGCTCGGCGTCGGCGGCCGCCAACTCGGCCTCGCCGGTCCCGCAATCACCGAACACCTCGGCCTCCACGGCGTCCCCTGCTCCCGGATCGAGAACGCCTGCGCCGCCTCCGGCTATGCCGTCCGGCAGGCCGTTCAGGCGGTCCAGAGCGGGATGGCCGACGTCGTCCTCGCTGGCGGCGTCGAGGTGATGACCGACCTCAGCGACGACGTGACCAACTACTGGCTCGGCGTCAGCGGCGAGACCGAGTGGGAGCGCCTGACTGGGACGACCTTCGCCGGCGTCTACGCCCAGATGGCCAGCGCGTACCTCGATCGGTACGACGCCACCGCGGAGCACCTCTCGATGGTCGCGGTCAAGAACCACGCCAACGGCGCGAAGAACCCCCACGCCCACCTCGGCTTCGAGTGCTCGCTCGAGGATGCCACCGGCGCACCGACCGTCGCTGAACCGCTGACGCTTTATCACTGCTGTCCGACCTCGGACGGCGCGGCCGCGGTGCTCGTCGCCAGCGAGGACGTCGTCGAGGAGTACACCGCCGACCCGGTCCGGATCGCAGGTGTCGGTGCCGCCAGCGACCGGGTCGGACTGTTCCAGCGCGACACCTACACCGGCATTCCGGCGAGCGAACTGGCCGCGAATCGAGCGTACGAGGCCGCGGGCATCGAACCGGACGACCTCGACGTCGCAGAGGTCCACGACTGCTTCTCGATCGCCGAACTGCTCGCCTACGAGGACCTGGGCCTCTGCGATCGCGGCGAAGCGCACACGCTCCTCGAGGAGGGAACCACCGATCCGGACGGCGCGATCCCTGTGAACACCTCTGGCGGGCTGAAGTCCAAGGGCCACCCGATCGGTGCGACCGGCGCGGGGCAACTCGGCGAGTGCTACCACCAGCTAACCGGCGAGGCCGGCGATCGACAGGTCGAGGACGCCGAGATCGGGCTCGCGCACAACGTCGGCGGAAGCGGTGGCGCAGCCGTCGTCCACGTGCTCGAACGGGAGGGGGCAGCATGAGCGACGGATCGGGGGGACGGACCGATCCAGCGGACCAGCCGGGCCGGGCCGATGCACTTCCATCGATCGCCGCCGTCGGTGCCTACGCGCCTCCACTCCGGATCGACGCCGACGAGATCGAATCCGCGCTCGGACGATTCCAGGCACCTGGCATCGACGAGAAGGCGGTGCCGGAGGCCGACGAGGACGCGCTCACGATGGCGTACGAAGCGGCGCGACGAGCGCTCGACGCTGCGGACGCCGACGGCGACGACGTCGTCCACCTCGCTTTCGCGACGACCACCCCGCCGATGTCGGAGGAGGACCTCACGGCACGACTCGCGAGTTTCCTCGGTGCACCTGGCGAGGTCAGTACCAGGACGTTCACCGGGAGCACACGCGCCGGCGGGCAAGCACTCGACGCAGCCGTCGAGGCAGGACCGTGGAGCGACGGCGTCGGAATCGTAATCGCGAGCGACTGTCCCAACGGCGCACCCGATAGTGCGATCGAGCACGCTGCTGGCGCCGGTGCCGTGGCGCTCGTCCTCGATTTGGACGGGGCAGGCGACGTCGTCGAGCGCGCGTCGCACGTCGATCCCTATCCCGGGACGAGATTTAGAGGCAGGGGCGAGGACGAGACGGAAGCTCTCGGAATCGGCGGATACGACCGAGCCACGTTCACGGACGTCCTCGAAAGCGCGGCAGCGAGGATCGACGTGGACCCCTCGTCGTTCGACGTAGCCGCAGTCCAGGCCCCCAACGGCAAGCTTCCCTACCGGGCGACAGACGCGCTCGGCGTGGACGCCGAAACGATCGCCGCAGTCGAGACGGTGTCCGCCCTCGGCGATACCGGTGCGGCGAGCGCGTTCCTGGGCCTCGCAAGCGCAGCCGAGGACGGTGGAGATCGGGTGCTGCTCGCCACGTGGGGCAGCGGGGCTGGGGCGAATCTGCTCGTGCTCGACGGGATCGGCTCGGTTCCAGTCGAATCGGCGCTGGACGCGAGCGGCGAGTTGACGTATCCCGAGTATCTCAGGCGTCGCGGCGTCCTCTCGAGTGGCGAGCCCGACGG from Salinarchaeum sp. Harcht-Bsk1 includes these protein-coding regions:
- a CDS encoding collagen-like protein, whose protein sequence is MTSRHEFAAPTRRTLLTAIGTGIGAGVIGTSATGDEHQETNYALVQGDDCVPIQPVVGDRPVRSRYEYRLPERYVSEENGAVPGETGLYSSEGTTDLQEAKTSIAFLYRGPEGLSLVLVHGSATEPDGGSVTFRFAGLPEDGEWLVKDDLYRDPATGEIAAQNYDHWNVSGTEHRIDWTWGSSGTDGGAFGNLGDEFDLAIAPAFNEAAALYGEHYEGTVTAWEFCSGSDGGDRIALDMDEPIRITTARCGSEDDSDRDASDHRGNRGPPDHAGEEGPPDHAGEEGPPDHAEEEGPPDHAGEEGPPDHAGEEGPPEHAEEGGSDDRNRGRDRPGHSEEDDEEDDDEVEEEEEEEEEEEEEEEEEEEEEEEEEEEEEEEEEEEEDEE
- a CDS encoding thiolase domain-containing protein, with protein sequence MRDAYLVGAGQTAFGSMPSESYRSLFATAFDRAIDSVPGGLDPRSIDEAVIGALGVGGRQLGLAGPAITEHLGLHGVPCSRIENACAASGYAVRQAVQAVQSGMADVVLAGGVEVMTDLSDDVTNYWLGVSGETEWERLTGTTFAGVYAQMASAYLDRYDATAEHLSMVAVKNHANGAKNPHAHLGFECSLEDATGAPTVAEPLTLYHCCPTSDGAAAVLVASEDVVEEYTADPVRIAGVGAASDRVGLFQRDTYTGIPASELAANRAYEAAGIEPDDLDVAEVHDCFSIAELLAYEDLGLCDRGEAHTLLEEGTTDPDGAIPVNTSGGLKSKGHPIGATGAGQLGECYHQLTGEAGDRQVEDAEIGLAHNVGGSGGAAVVHVLEREGAA
- a CDS encoding zinc ribbon domain-containing protein, producing MSDGSGGRTDPADQPGRADALPSIAAVGAYAPPLRIDADEIESALGRFQAPGIDEKAVPEADEDALTMAYEAARRALDAADADGDDVVHLAFATTTPPMSEEDLTARLASFLGAPGEVSTRTFTGSTRAGGQALDAAVEAGPWSDGVGIVIASDCPNGAPDSAIEHAAGAGAVALVLDLDGAGDVVERASHVDPYPGTRFRGRGEDETEALGIGGYDRATFTDVLESAAARIDVDPSSFDVAAVQAPNGKLPYRATDALGVDAETIAAVETVSALGDTGAASAFLGLASAAEDGGDRVLLATWGSGAGANLLVLDGIGSVPVESALDASGELTYPEYLRRRGVLSSGEPDGGGAYVSVPSWQRTIPQRHRLVAGDCPNCSSLVFPPDGACAECGERAESYERVELPGTGRVEATTTIGQGGAPPEFLDQQHRSGPYVSAIVAIDGPDEDDDRSVSAPMQVLSPEDREVTVGSPVETTIRRIYEQEGVIRYGQKARLVD